The nucleotide sequence GGTTCTGAGTCACAGATCTGTGAACAAACCCTCATCCTTCTGTCCCAccctctgtcctcttcctcctcgcTCTGCACCTCCTCCTCGCTGGTGAGTAAGACGAGAGGAGCTGgtagaaaaatgtgaaatgagacGAGCTGAAAGAAGATGAAGACGACCATGATCAAAAAGGTTCTGTACGGTTGAAAAAAGGACGAGGAGGGTGAGGTTCTGACATGCTCCTCTGCTTCAGTCCTGTTAGCCTTCgtcatctcctcctcctctgcctcaaAAAAGCTTGAGCTTAAacaaggagaagaaagagaagaatgtCCTTAATCCACGCacccctccatctcctccttctccGTGCCGAGATCAGACGAGCTGGAGCAGGAGGTCCTGGAAGGTGTCCAGGCCCCAGCAGGCCTTCCTCAGGGCTCCATCCGAGCCGAGCTGGGCAGCCAAGAGGAACAGCTTCCGGTTCTCGGTCACGGAGCCCAGAGACAGGGCTTCATGCAGCTCTGCTACGCTCACAGCATCGGGTTTATCCTGTGAAGAGAGTTAACGTCACATAAAGGCCGATACGCTACTTCACATTATAACAGAATGAACTAGTCCTGGACTGAAATAGATTATCCAATgaactgtgtctgtctctggtTTGATGGACGTGTCAGGTTTTTATTGGAATAGTGTGCTGCGAGACCAAAGTGCAATTCACGTATCATGTTCGCTTAAACACACGGGGTTTGGGCGAAACCCCGAaacctttgtgtttttgttgtgtgaaGCTCACTGCGTTAAGTCTAAATGGTGCTAGTTTTCATAGTGACAGAAACCACAAACCGAGCTAGAAACAACATAGATATGATAAAGATATGTgcggccaaaaaaaaaaaaaaaaaaaaaatcgtaaTTAGTAATTGGCTCCAGCACCTTGAGAGgacattgatgatgatgatgacggaCAGATCAGGCCAGTGGTCTCGTGCAACCAATGCGAAGAGTCGACCCATGCGACCATGCGTCACAGTACGATTAAATATGAGATCACTGGTACAGTTATCGATGTGCTTTCATGCAACATACTAAACACACGTGTTAGGAACATGCTGAGGAAACAGCCTGGTGACTCGGGCTGCACAACTACTCTCCCATTTCaccaaatgttattttcatcTTCATCAGGGACAGTTTCCTTTAGTACGATCGCTTTGGATATATTTAAATGATcctttgaaaacaaacattacaacaATTAAAACTGATCAGTTGGATTTTAGGTCCACTGTCAACCTCCAGcgtatttaaataattgttttcacaCCAGCCATTTTAGCAAACCGAGCTCCAGGAGATGCTCTGAATTCCACCGGGGAAAATGGGACTTGACTTTGCAAGTAAGAACAAAAGCACCTTTAAGTTACATAACACTTCGCAATGTGTCACTACAAATAACCACGTGTCACGTTCTCAAACGGTGGTTGTCTCACTTATGTTCACCACTCACATGTGAAGGCAGTGAGTTTAACGCTGGCCTCCTACACAAACCAATCGTCTATAGACGTCCGCCTCGTCTCTTTTTCAGCACGCGGGTTCTGCTGGGGAACAGTCTTTGTGCAGAGAACAAAGCGGTGGTGGGTGAGAGCGAGTATCACGGTGATGAAGAGCTCCTCCTACTGAGCACATGGCTGTCGTTCCACCTTGGTGGTACCCGGAGGGAGCCCACGTAAGCTggtggagaacatgcaaactccacacgcACCGAAAGGCCACAACTAAATATATGTGATGAGTCACGTGATCCCAATCATAACTGTcactttattttcagaaataaacTGCAAAAGCTGCTTTTATGGTTAATTTTACTCCTGTGTCTTTAGTCatgcaattcaattcaatttaactttatttatatgtagcACCAATTCACGACAAAGTCATTTCAAGATACTTCacacaataaagtcaagattatacaGATATATTGTGCAAACCCCAGGTGATGGTGGAGAGGAACAAccccctttaacggaagaaacctccagcagaaccaggatcagGGTAAAAGCAGAAACCACATGAGTGAAAAATTCCGGtgtggaacattttatttagtctTCAGCACATCTGTAAGTAATGCTAACGAAAGTTAGCTTATGCTGACTGGATGCATTAGCATTTAAACGCTAACAGTACTTTTCCATGTCGGCTGGTTTTCAGCTTATTGTATctgatgaatgtgtgtttgtgaacatttGTTCTGTCTTATGTTTCTCTGAAACACAAGCTAAAATTACTGCAATTTAATTTATAACGTGCATCTTTTGTTACCCTAAGATATGAAGAAATGCCACCTTCCAACATAATGACTTTCTTTCCTGGGACCCTTTATTTTGAGTAGCTTAAAGACCCAAATCGTTCTGCAGCTGGACCGATCTCCCTCAAACAACAGGCCAATGTAAAGTATGTCCTCACTACAGTATTTATATGCTGTAAACCATGGtggtatttattcattttaatttctccaCCTGATTTAGGGGCCTGATGTCTTTTGCAAATCACATCCACacctgttgttgttggtgtttaaTTTTCGATGTTGTAATTTCAAAGTGTGCAGCTTAAACTTGAAAGAAAATCTAGACTCTCAACTTTCGTACTAATGGCAAagggttttaaaaaatgcacaagTCTCTGTTTCCTCTCTGTATGAGGTCGGACATAATGTCCCAagtttcctttttaatgttCAAGATCAAAGTACGGAAGGAAGAATGTGTTAGTTTCCCACCTGTAGCTGTTTATAATACTAGAAACTAAAATACTTTGACCTCAGGCTCTTTTCTGACTAATCTTGCACTGTGGGGATATAAGCTGCTCTCTGACAGTACACGTAACAAATATTCCTGCTTCCATTTAAAATCGGGGTCATGCATAATTTCACAAGTGCTGTGAAGACAAATGGGCTGAGGAGGAAATTTGGAAATGTCTATTTCAGGAGTCCGATGGTCTCCATTGGATACTGATGTCAACCTGCCCGCTCCAACACATTTTCTCAGCTTAATTTAATATTCCGTTTTTTTGTTAGACTTGAGTGTTTTTACCAGAAACCCAATGTCCCAGAGTGGGATCACATCAAGGTGAGTATTTAACGTACCACAATTAAGATTTATTTCTGTTACTTTTCTTTcggtattttagttttatttcccCAACTAAATCAACATAAACTaactttactttatattttttgttgttaagtttgaattaaatatgtattttagaTGCAGCCATCAGCTGCCATAAATTTCTCCACAGTATGAGATCAGTGTGTCACACCATGATATGATAGTTCTGTACTGTGATACTATAACTTTAATTTATCAGAAGGTTTAACTTTGCCGTTGTATAtcgttgtttttttcaaattgtgGAAAATTAATGGCGACTAAGGGCTGCTGGGATTTTGGCCTGGATTTGATCTAAACAGGACGTGTGGTTTTACCTGCTTGTTGCCCAGCACCACCACGGGCAGCTGGGGCTCCACCTTCAGGAGGCGGTGCAGCTCAGCCCTGGCCAACGGGAGGCGGCCCCTGTCAGAGGAGTCCACCACATACACCAGAACATGAGTCCTCCTCAGGTAGTCGGACCAGTAGCGCCGCAGGTCTTCTCTGCCACCGACTGCAGTGGAGAAAACACCAATATTCACAAACTGAGCTTTGATTCTGTTGACTTGATTctgttttggacattttttattctgctttgtttttcagaaacattttgttttagacTTCAGGCATCGATGTGCTTCAAGGACGAGAGAGGTGAGAACCAGTGTTTTTTtcataaagcacttttctatgGAGCGAACTCAAACAGGAGTTCCTGAGGTTGAAAGTTCTACACATAAGTCTATGTGTTTCCCCACCTTGACTGTAACGGGTGGGGCCATATGAGTTGGGTATAAATACCCCACTTTTTGAGCCCAGCATTGGCTGAATTGTATTCAGAGAAAAGCTGCCAATCAACCGCCAATGGCATCGCTTTCTCataaacttctgtttttctaaaacgCAAGCCATGGCAGCACAGGGAAAACATAAATCCAAGCTGATCATGAGTTTGTTGAGACTACAGACGTATGCACAACTGCATCTCACATACAGGTAGCGTTAATTTATGAAGATTTATTTCCAAATCGAAACAGACTGCGCAAAGTCATAGTAACACAAATGCGAAAAAGCAAAGATGTCAATGCAGCTAAAGAGCCAGATAATTTCCTCGGGAGACGGTGGAGAACAAACACGGAGATAAAAGCTTCGTATGCAGTAGTTTATGTGCAGGTTCATATCCATGTATAAGTCTAAAATCCAGTTTTGTCAAAAAGATGCTCCGGTTAGTTTCATAGTTGTTATCTTCCTCAGCTGTTACACAACATGGTCTGATCGTGTTTCATTTGGAGAAAATACACGGAAATGTAAGTTACTATTAGACGACCTATCAACCTGTTCAAACTGTGGAGGATCCAGCACCAGCACACTTTTCTATGAAGACTTCCGTGTGATATGTTACTTAACTCTGAGGGTTTTTATCCTTTTCATGATATAAGCAGAAACAACAGTGCATTCATACAGAAACAGGATATGATGTCATGTCCTCTCAGGGATCTGTCCGTGGAAACTGTCACTGCAGTCCTGATTCATCACATTGCTTGAGGGCATATTTAGCGGGGCAGATGTTTTTTGTCAGTGCGCTTCAGAGAAGAGGCCTTCGAATGAATCTGACAGCTAAATAAATGCCAGCCCCGGTCCACAGACAAATCAGATAAGCTGTCTATTGGCCGCTAATTGGCCACAGATTAATTTCAGATGCGCATCGGACCAGATGAGATCTAGTTTTCACTGAGGGGTGAAATGGGCTACAACGGCACTTAGTCATTATTTATATCCACATTTCCCTGCTGAGGAAATTGGTCTGGTTCATTTTTCATCTTGTTGCCTCCAGACATGATCTGTCAGCGAGGCTCTGAGCAAAACCATGTAGCTGCTCAGTCTTGTTTCCTTCTATTTTCATCGAATTTCctatgtttttctcttcttgtttttATCGCCTTTGCTTCTGCTTCAAGTTCTGCCAGTCTCACATGATTCTTAAGGTTCTTTGAGGAACTGCAGCTGGATTCACACAGAGATTTGTCCTCCTTGGAAAAAAccaaaatgcagttttaaatcGTTAGAAGGGAGCAGTGTGTTATGCCGTGGGGCCCTGCTCCACAACAACAAGGCAGCATTGTGCGGTGAAAAGTTCCATCTGGTTCCACGTTTTTTTCTGCAACGCAATGTGACCGAGAACAATCGGGCAGTCGTCTAAATGCACGCACATATTCTTTTGCATTACTTTGTCACAAACGACGATAAATAACTGCCACCGCGATGATTTTCCTGAGTTGATAAGTCCGGCCACcgggtgactgtggctcagaGGGTAAAGGAGTCAGCAGGGTTGCTGGTTCAAgtcccagctcctccagtcacttgagcaagacactgaaccctgacGTGAATGAGATGCAGCGTAAAACGCTTTGTGTACTGATAAGACAGAAAATTGATGAATTTTAAACCCCTTACTCCATTATATTTCACTATCTTACTTGGATATGACATGTCCCAGCAAAGCAGCGCCCTGTGTTGAGAATTGTTGGTCTtgaggtttttattttcccttcttACAACTTCATTCTCCTTTTTATTCACTTCTCTTCAGAGTCATCATTGCGGTTCTTAATAGAACTGCATTAGTGTTTTTCATGTGCTTCCTTATAGCCGAGGACATCTCACTCGGCCTGAATGATAACACAATCTGTTTAAGCATTTCTATCATTTCAGAAAGAATGTGTCCACAAATTCCAGCTTCAGCTGAGGGAAAGTTTTCCAGGAACTTTCCCCGGTCGTGCTCTGCAGGAGAACTAAACGGCAGCTGGAACGAGCAGCAGCGCCCGGCAGCCCAGCAGATCActactcacacactgatggccaTGAGTTCACTGTCTCCAAATTCAGCAGGACGCAGCAAGAATTCATTAGTACTGGACTTAATGGAGAGTGTTGCTAGGAAACTGGATAGTGATGCACCTTGTTGCCGGTGTGATGTAGCAGCAATAAATACCTGTTTACACGATGTAGTGCAGAGGGCGGCTCTGCTGCACTGGTGGGACgctcatcctgctgctctacggGACACTTTTTAGATGCACAGCCAGCCGGCACTGGATGCCGTGGATGCGTTGCACTATATGCTGTAGTTGTAGCAGCACAAACcctattttgtcttttgtgtgcGGAagctatttgtatttttacatttggttttaagGCCGCACAGGTGTTTTATACCGGACTTGGTGtagttggggaaaaaaaagactcagCTTTATGCCCTGAGATGAAAGATTTGCATCAGTGTGCTCAGTGGTGGGAGTCTGTGGGACCAGAGTCTGTGTCAGAGAGGGGACCAACATCAGAAAGAAGCTGTTTCTATTGGCAAATAGTCAAATATCATTTTCACTACTATTAGAAATCTCCACATGGTCCAGAACCAGGAAGTTTAATCACATATCTTTGCATCATTCCAGTGGCTTGCTGTAAAGGTCAGATCGGATTTTAAGGTTCTATTGACCTATAAGATTTTAAATGGCACAGCACCAGAGTATCTATCAGACTTTGTTCCATCTAGAGTTAAGAAATGAAATGGAATCAAATTAGGCTAAAAACCTTCTTGCATCCTGACCCTCACAGCTACGGACACATTGTCACCTGTATAATTTCTTATAGTTTCGAATTTATTAGCTGTTACTGTTATGTAGGTTTTCAtccattgttttaattttaagtttcatTTCTGATGAGCGTGGTTTGCTTCTGACTGGTGTACAGCAGAACAACATTTGATTTGACATTTGTATTGTGTCTCTAATGTTCCAGCTCCAAAACAAtgttcactttttctttcaaaacatttcaaaacccTGCAAATCACATTTTAGACACAAAACACTCTCTAAGCACTGTAGACTATTATTTCTTCCTTTAAAACTTTCTCCAATTTCTGACACCAGACAGTTTTCTGAGCTTTCAGATGAACGTGTGTGTCCACAACAAACATATTTGAGTGTAGCAGCATGGCCTGGTGTTAGTACTGGAAACTGCTGTTTCTTTAATGGCGTCTATGCCAGATGTTAATTTCTGAGCTGACTGAGTTCCTCCGATCAAGAACAAACCAGCTCATAATGTACTAACTGTAGCATTTGCTCATTCTCTCCCTGAGCACCGTACAGTTCCtaagctgagtgtgtgtgtgtgtgtgtgtgtgtgtgtgtgtgtgtgtgtgtgtgtgtgtgtgtgtgcgcgcgcgcagTGACCTGCCAACACGCCCGTGCATCAGTGTAACGGAGACAAAGACTCCAGCACTTACTGCACGGACTACACATTGTACTGAGAGGTCCTGACTGGGTGGGCGGTGGCATGTGTCGCTTTcggaaatgagaaaaaagacTATTTGCATCCTCGGATCTCTGTGTTGGGATCATAAATAAATCAGCCGCTGAGCGACAGTGCGTCCACAGAAAGTCATTGTGAGGCCGACTGCTGCTCAGcgtctcacactcacactggcTGAATGAAAAGCCAAGTCACTTGTGCTATTTTTAGCAGAGTGCTGCAGCTTTCACTGGCTAATTTGTAGGATTTATGTGTTTGCAGATATAGCTCACGTTCAACCTGGGCTTATGCTTTAGTCGGTTAAATGCATGAGTTCATTTGCATGAAGTAAAACAGTTACAGTTTCACTACAGCAGACTTGACTTTCATGATGTGTTCAGGTTTCCCTCAGCCACAGAACTCACATGGACTCATCCTGGTGATTTCCTCTGTGCTGGCAGTGATGGATGCAGCGAGCGTTCGGGAAAAAATGCAGGAGGCCAACAAGTGAAATCTGGTTCAACAGAAAACACTTTCTTCCTGTTTGTTACAGATGGCAGTGACAgcccaactgtttgttccacGGCAAAAGATttcaaaatctattttaatGACTACGCGATGCCTTTTCGTGTCTGTCACGGTTCACAGGGGACGAATTGTGACAGCTTTGCTCAAACAAAAATTACCACCTGCCTCCAAACGACTTGAAATGCCAGCGTTTACGTGTCTCTCTCACCTGCTCTTTTCTGTAAGAGGCCACAAAATATCCGAGTGGAGACGAGTATTCTCTCAGGATGACAGCACGGAAAAGCTGCTTTTGTGCAGCAGTGGCTGGTCAAACAAATAAAGAGATTAGCCACATGCGTTAATGTTTCAGTAGTTTGGATGAGCACGTGCACTTTCTGTGACATTAGTTCACTTATGGAAGAATCCAGGAATCCTAGTCTGGGGTTAATCCGGTTCTATTCTCTTTGTATTTGGATGGAAAAGAAGCCCTGCAGCCGCATTTTGCATTGCTACGCAGCTCGTGGAGCTGCAATGCTGTTTGAGCAGAactggagaagaagaagaaaagcgtGTTACATATAATAAGCAATTATCtacttaatttacttttttttgtacttaagtttgcttattgttatcgAGTAACGAGGTGCATCAGAGTTAcaaataagtacacagtaagtttcATGTACTTAAACTGTAAGTCATGGGCTTCCAGAAGATTCTTCCCTTAGTCGAGCAGCGTTGCCAAGATGTTTTCATCTCTAGATTCCTGCCACTTCGTCACTCTTACGCAGTGTCACAACACATATTTTCGCCCAGAGTTGCATGAATGTTTCACCAAGATCTTGTATTGATAATGTGAGAGTCGGACCAGTGCATAAAGTATTAAGTTGATCCACGAGTGAAAAGGATGTTTCTAACCTGAACACGATGAATCCTGGAATTGTCATTTTGAAGTGTGTCTGACCCaccagggaaaaaaatgatgcaTCAATGTTGCCTCTACAATTCTGTCAGAAATAACTCGAAGCTGACGAAAATCATAAAggaattaaaagaaagaaagaaaaatgtgcttttgatttttgattctACAGAACATCTTAATAATTCAACAAAGGCCAAACCAGACAACGGACCGGCTTCTTTTCTCCAATTTACATCGTCCAAATGACTGATTACAGTATTGAAGATGTGAAGCTATTGACAGGAAACTGCTTATTcgaattatttattatttaggaTCCTTTCTA is from Channa argus isolate prfri chromosome 22, Channa argus male v1.0, whole genome shotgun sequence and encodes:
- the arl10 gene encoding ADP-ribosylation factor-like 10; the protein is MVLLRHISIALTAAVAALGSALFIALNYFYKRRIWSPQAEYCTIKEEEEEERGKRQVLVLGLDGAGKSSMLQGLTPGEPTAKRGSCQPTRGFNFMSLKAPACQLDFLEIGGREDLRRYWSDYLRRTHVLVYVVDSSDRGRLPLARAELHRLLKVEPQLPVVVLGNKQDKPDAVSVAELHEALSLGSVTENRKLFLLAAQLGSDGALRKACWGLDTFQDLLLQLV